A portion of the Rhizobium sp. 9140 genome contains these proteins:
- a CDS encoding recombinase family protein, whose protein sequence is MQSETVFGALRDGRTELETVLQFLRTGDELVVLRLDILGRSTRDVLNRLHELDCKGASLRVLEPQVSTAGDGGQLVITILGMVADMELRFMKDRQRR, encoded by the coding sequence ATTCAATCCGAAACAGTCTTTGGCGCATTGCGAGACGGGCGCACTGAACTGGAAACCGTTCTCCAGTTTCTCCGCACGGGTGACGAGCTTGTCGTTTTACGTCTCGACATCCTCGGGCGATCAACGCGCGACGTGCTCAATCGGCTCCACGAACTGGACTGCAAGGGTGCGTCACTGCGGGTTCTTGAGCCGCAAGTCTCAACGGCCGGAGATGGCGGACAGCTCGTTATCACGATCCTTGGCATGGTCGCGGATATGGAGCTGCGGTTCATGAAGGATCGGCAACGACGTTGA
- a CDS encoding DUF736 domain-containing protein — translation MATIGTFTSTENGFTGSIRTLALNVKARIARIENPSDKGPQFRIFAGSVELGAAWQKRSSESDRDYLSVKLDDPSFPAPIYATLSEVEGEDGYQLIWSRPNRD, via the coding sequence TACCATCGGCACCTTCACCTCCACCGAAAACGGTTTCACCGGTTCGATCCGCACCCTCGCTCTCAACGTCAAGGCTCGCATCGCCCGCATCGAGAACCCCTCGGACAAAGGCCCGCAGTTCCGCATCTTCGCCGGCTCCGTTGAACTCGGCGCCGCCTGGCAGAAGCGCTCCAGCGAGAGCGACCGCGACTACCTCTCGGTCAAGCTCGACGATCCGAGCTTCCCCGCCCCGATCTACGCCACGCTGAGCGAGGTGGAAGGTGAGGATGGCTACCAGCTGATCTGGTCCCGCCCGAACCGCGACTGA